One segment of Anopheles stephensi strain Indian chromosome 3, UCI_ANSTEP_V1.0, whole genome shotgun sequence DNA contains the following:
- the LOC118509879 gene encoding ESX-1 secretion-associated protein EspB-like: MRTVAGESNLNSLSRSVDGRPSEAKQPSVDTSELDARAGGPFDIRPTLPTTSTSASPTSAEPGPLGGLLGGGGGLPELGSGAQQSGGSASPQASLIIGAFQAIITPFNPGMLGPVLGGLGGGGGGGGGGGAPSLPSFPIGAKPQK, from the exons ATGCGGACGGTGGCTGGCGAGTCGAATTTAAATAGTCTTTCACG TTCCGTTGATGGCAGACCGAGTGAGGCAAAGCAACCATCGGTGGACACCAGTGAGCTAGATGCACGCGCCGGAGGACCATTCGATATTAGACCTACGCTTCCAACGACTTCTACCAGCGCATCTCCAACGTCAGCGGAGCCTGGGCCACTTGGCGGCCTACtgggtggaggtggtggtctACCAGAACTGGGCTCCGGAGCGCAACAGTCGGGCGGATCAGCATCGCCTCAGGCCTCCTTGATTATCGGTGCATTTCAAGCCATCATTACACCGTTCAATCCGGGGATGCTTGGTCCGGTTTTAGGAGGActaggtggtggtggtggtggtggtggaggcggaGGAGCTCCCAGTCTTCCGTCCTTTCCCATCGGGGCAAAACCTCAgaagtaa
- the LOC118513269 gene encoding zinc finger protein GLI2, with the protein MLINKETIPYRMGLQPFYYFQSSPPVQNERLGGYHQPITPPYHHPYDFILPMQSPPSSMAAAAVVAAAAAGVPVPTDPIRLRSSSSASSSAASSPSSPLYFFLNGSSAAANGASAAGPPATSVPGKDQLAAGPLSPPHTPPLRDRTPSPGRYAGLSAAELALGAAGNNGAAQRNSVIMKVQNQQVVPIQGETDASSTSEQESVEEFICRWENCYCVFFKLEDLASHVTQKHAVIGLDGLYYCRWERCLRQDRGFNARYKMLVHVRTHTKEKPHQCGKCGKCFSRAENLKIHLRSHSGEKPYVCPVEGCNKAYSNSSDRFKHTRTHSNDKPYVCKVPGCNKRYTDPSSLRKHVKTFKHTSPNHSALLPDVCCMDYESFSQDSSTRSDATGSYPDYDSEDNGTLIDVVRCDEESHLYPDYAYHQRLGGCEHPACVEAIKNPHAEHYWPTVEQPHDRRALPDELRTEGAMMEPHPEPWDGTGSGGSGPLEDGEQCRTVGEQTDPPVARTVNKMDVDGPLDLSIHHR; encoded by the exons ATGCTGATCAACAAAGAAACCATCCCGTACAGGATGGGCCTGCAGCCGTTCTACTACTTCCAATCGTCGCCGCCGGTACAGAATGAGCGGCTAGGCGGGTACCACCAGCCGATCACGCCACCGTACCACCACCCGTACGACTTCATCCTACCGATGCAATCGCCCCCGAGCTCGATGGCCGCAGCTGCGGTGGTcgcggccgctgccgccggTGTCCCGGTACCCACCGATCCGATCCGCCTCCGGTCATCATCGTCGGCATCATCGTCGGCCgcctcatcaccatcgtctCCGCTGTACTTCTTCCTGAATGGGTCGTCGGCGGCGGCCAACGGGGCTAGTGCTGCCGGACCACCGGCCACATCCGTCCCGGGGAAGGACCAGTTGGCGGCGGGACCACTTTCACCGCCGCACACACCACCGCTACGCGATCGTACGCCGAGCCCCGGGCGATATGCGGGACTGTCGGCGGCGGAGTTGGCGCTTGGTGCGGCCGGTAACAACGGTGCGGCGCAGCGCAATTCTGTCATCATGAAGGTGCAGAATCAGCAGGTCGTACCGATCCAGGGCGAAACGGATGCGAGCTCGACGTCCGAGCAGGAGTCGGTCGAGGAGTTTATCTGCCGCTGGGAAAACTGTTACTG TGTGTTCTTCAAGCTGGAGGATTTGGCAAGTCACGTTACACAGAAGCACGCCGTCATCGGGCTCGACGGTTTGTACTACTGCCGCTGGGAGCGCTGCCTGcgccaggaccggggtttCAACGCGCGCTACAAGATGCTGGTGCACGTGCGCACCCACACCAAGGAGAAACCGCACCAGTGCGGCAAGTGTGGCAAATGTTTTTCGCGCGCCGAAAACCTTAAGATCCATCTGCGCTCCCACTCGGGCGAAAAGCCGTACGTTTGCCCGGTTGAG GGCTGTAATAAAGCGTACTCGAACTCATCGGACCGGTTCAAGCACACGAGAACACACTCGAACGACAAGCCGTACGTGTGCAAGGTGCCGGGTTGCAACAAACGGTACACCGATCCGTCCTCGCTGCGCAAGCACGTGAAAACGTTTAAGCACACCAGCCCGAACCATTCGGCCCTGCTGCCCGACGTTTGCTGTATGGATTACGAGAGCTTTTCCCAGGATAGTAGCACCCGGTCGGATGCGACCGGTTCCTACCCGGACTACGATTCCGAGGACAACGGCACGCTGATCGATGTGGTCCGTTGCGATGAGGAGTCACACCTCTATCCAGACTACGCGTACCATCAGCGGCTCGGTGGCTGCGAACATCCAGCGTGTGTGGAAGCGATCAAAAATCCGCACGCTGAGCATTATTGGCCAACCGTGGAGCAACCGCACGATCGGCGCGCGCTGCCGGATGAGCTGCGAACCGAGGGCGCTATGATGGAACCCCATCCGGAACCGTGGGACGGTACGGGTAGCGGAGGCTCGGGTCCGCTCGAAGACGGTGAGCAGTGCAGGACCGTGGGTGAGCAAACGGACCCACCGGTGGCACGAACCGTCAACAAGATGGATGTGGACGGTCCGCTCGATCTCAGTATACATCACCGATGA